The window CCAACGGGGGCACGCGCGGCTGGGAGTGCATCGCCCCCGCCAATGTCGGCGGCGGGTGGGACCGGACCTGCCGCTCGGCGGGTCTGGTCATGGGAGAGCTGGGCCTGAGCCCGGGTGCCGTGCGCACCCTGAACATGCCCGGTGCCGGTGGTGGCGTGGCCTACGCCCACGCGGTGGCCCAGCGCAACGAAGATCCGGATGTGCTGTTCGCGGCCAGCCCCGGCACCACGCTTCTCCTCGGCCAAGGGCAGTGGGGACGCCTCACCGAGGACGATGTCCGGTGGGTGGGCGCGGTGGGAGCCGAGTACGGCGTGTTGGCGGTCGCCGCCGACGCTCCCTGGCAGAACCTGGGCGACCTGCTGGCCGCCTGGCGCGCCGACCCCACGAGCATCGCCGTGAGCGGAGGAAGCGCCGCGGCGGGTCAGGACCACATGAAGGTGCTCCTGCTGGCCCACCGGGCCGGCCTCGACCCACGCTCCATCCGCTACGTGCCCTTCGACGGTGGCGGCGAGGCCATGACCGCCCTGCTCGGTGGATTCGTACAGGTGTTCAGCGGCGAGGTGTCGGAGATCCTGGGGCAGGTGCAAGCCGGCCGCATGCGTCCGATCACGGTGATGGCACCGCACCGCCTGGGAGGCGTCCTCGAAGGCGTCGCCACGGCGCGCGAAGCGGGCGTGGAGGTGGACTGGGTGACCTGGCGCGGTTTCTTCGCGCCGGGTGGCATCAGCGACGAGCGCTACCGGGAATGGGTGGACGTCTTCACGCGATTGGCGGCGACGCCCGAGTGGGAGGCGGCCCGCAGACAGAACCGCTGGGAGCCGTACGCCATGGTGGGCGACGAGTTCGACGCGTTCGTGAAGCAGCAGGTGCGTGACTTCCGCGAGATGTCGCGGGAGATCGGACTGATCCGGTGACGGCGTCCACACGCACCGACCGTGTCACGGGTCTGACGCTCGTGCTGCTGGGACTGGCCGTAGGCGCCGAGGCCACCACCTTCAACGTCCTCTTCCTCACCGACCCGGTGGGGCCCAAGGCCCTTCCGCTGCTCTCCGCAGCCGTGTTCGTGGTCTCAGGCATCCTTTTGCTGGCCCGTCCGGGGACCACGGGAAGCTGGCCGCAGCGCGCGGTGCTGCTGCGCATGGCCGGCGCGGTGACCATGTTCGGCGTGTATGCTGCGCTGCTGGCGCCACTGGGCTTCGTGGTGGCTACCACGCTGACGGTCACGGTGCTCTCCGTGCTCTTCGACGGGCCCTGGCTCAAGAGCCTGGGCGCCGCCACGGCGCTTTCCGCTGTGCTCTGGTACCTCTTCGTGTGGGCATTGGGGCTCGACCTTCCCTTGGGCAGCGTGTGGGAGGCCCTATGGATGCGCTGACCCACCTCGTGGGGGGCTTCGGTGTAGCGCTCCAGCCGGTGAACCTGCTGTTGGCCTTCGTGGGCGTGCTGGTGGGCACGTTCGTGGGCATGCTCCCGGGCATCGGTCCCATCAACGCCATCGCCATCCTCATCCCGCTCACCTTCGCCACCGGCATGAGCCCGGAGTCCGCGCTCATCCTGATGGCCGGGATCTACTACGGCTCCCAGTACGGCAACTCCATCAGCACCATCCTGCTCAACGTGCCGGGTACGGCATCGGCGGTGGTGACGGCGCTGGACGGCAACGCCATGACCCGACAGGGGCGGGGCGGGCCGGCGCTGGCCATGGCGGCCATCGCGTCGTTCTTCGGTGGCACCGTCTCGATCTTCTTTCTGGTGCTCTTCGCGCCCCTGCTGGCGGAGTGGGCCATCCGCTTCGGGCCGGCCGAATACTTCGCGCTCATGGTCTTCGCCTTCGCCGCGCTCTCGAGCTTGTCGAGTGGCACGCTGATCAAGGGTCTGGCGGCCACGGCCTTCGGCCTTCTGCTGGCCACGGTGGGGCTCGACCCCAACAGCTCGGTGCCCCGCTTCACGTTCGGGCAGATCAAGCTGCTGGACGGGATGGACTTCGTGGTGGTGACCATCGGTCTCTTCGCCGTGAGCGAGGTGCTGCAGCTGCTGGAGGACACCGACCGCGGCCAGGCGGTGACCAGCTCCTTTGGTCGCGTGATGATCACCATGAAGGAGTTCGTCACGTCGTTGGGAGCCATGATCCGCGGCAGCGTGCTCGGCTTCCTGGTGGGCGTGTTGCCCGGCGCCGGCGGCACCATCGCATCGTTCCTCGCCTACTCCACCGAGCAGCGGGTGTCCGACCGGGAGGGGACGTTCGGCAAGGGCGACATCCGTGGTGTGGCCGCGCCCGAGTCGGCCAACAACGCGGCTGCCAACGGAGCCATGATCCCGCTCCTCACGCTGGGTGTGCCCGGGAGCGGCACCACCGCGGTGCTGTTGGGCGCGCTCCTTGGGTTGGGCGTCACGCCCGGTCCGCTCCTCATCACCGAGGAGCCGGACCTGTTCTGGGGCCTGGCCGCATCCATGTACGTGGGGAACGTCTTCCTGCTGCTCCTCAACCTTCCCCTGGTGGGCGTCTTCGTCCGCGCGCTCACGGTGCCGCGCTGGTTCCTCCTGCCCGCCGTGGCCGCGCTCTCGTTCGTGGCCGTCTACGCCGTGAACCAGAGTGCGTTCGATCTGGTGCTCATGACGGGCTTCGGCGTGGTGGGGTATGCCATGCGCAAGGCGGGCATGCCGCTGGCGCCCGTGATTCTGGGTCTGGTGCTGGGCCCGCTGATGGAGAAGAGCCTGCGCCGCGCCATGTTCCTGTCCGGTGGCGACTGGGGCATCCTGTTCAGCTCTCCGATCGCCATCACGCTTTGGGTGTTGGCCGCGGCCAGCCTGGGCGCGCCCATGCTGATGGCGCGCCGTGCGCGGCTGCGCGAGGCGATGAGCGAGGGCGAGAACGACTAGGACGTACCGAGCCGAGGCCCGTCACTCCTGCCGGATGGCCACCAGCGGATCCACTCGCGCCGCGCGCAGCGCCGGGCCGGCCGTGGCCATCAAGCCGACCGCCGCC is drawn from Gemmatimonadota bacterium and contains these coding sequences:
- a CDS encoding tripartite tricarboxylate transporter substrate-binding protein; this translates as MTKRASPRAWLRVAAALAILATACLPNGGTRGWECIAPANVGGGWDRTCRSAGLVMGELGLSPGAVRTLNMPGAGGGVAYAHAVAQRNEDPDVLFAASPGTTLLLGQGQWGRLTEDDVRWVGAVGAEYGVLAVAADAPWQNLGDLLAAWRADPTSIAVSGGSAAAGQDHMKVLLLAHRAGLDPRSIRYVPFDGGGEAMTALLGGFVQVFSGEVSEILGQVQAGRMRPITVMAPHRLGGVLEGVATAREAGVEVDWVTWRGFFAPGGISDERYREWVDVFTRLAATPEWEAARRQNRWEPYAMVGDEFDAFVKQQVRDFREMSREIGLIR
- a CDS encoding tripartite tricarboxylate transporter TctB family protein; its protein translation is MTASTRTDRVTGLTLVLLGLAVGAEATTFNVLFLTDPVGPKALPLLSAAVFVVSGILLLARPGTTGSWPQRAVLLRMAGAVTMFGVYAALLAPLGFVVATTLTVTVLSVLFDGPWLKSLGAATALSAVLWYLFVWALGLDLPLGSVWEALWMR
- a CDS encoding tripartite tricarboxylate transporter permease, producing MDALTHLVGGFGVALQPVNLLLAFVGVLVGTFVGMLPGIGPINAIAILIPLTFATGMSPESALILMAGIYYGSQYGNSISTILLNVPGTASAVVTALDGNAMTRQGRGGPALAMAAIASFFGGTVSIFFLVLFAPLLAEWAIRFGPAEYFALMVFAFAALSSLSSGTLIKGLAATAFGLLLATVGLDPNSSVPRFTFGQIKLLDGMDFVVVTIGLFAVSEVLQLLEDTDRGQAVTSSFGRVMITMKEFVTSLGAMIRGSVLGFLVGVLPGAGGTIASFLAYSTEQRVSDREGTFGKGDIRGVAAPESANNAAANGAMIPLLTLGVPGSGTTAVLLGALLGLGVTPGPLLITEEPDLFWGLAASMYVGNVFLLLLNLPLVGVFVRALTVPRWFLLPAVAALSFVAVYAVNQSAFDLVLMTGFGVVGYAMRKAGMPLAPVILGLVLGPLMEKSLRRAMFLSGGDWGILFSSPIAITLWVLAAASLGAPMLMARRARLREAMSEGEND